The following is a genomic window from Micropterus dolomieu isolate WLL.071019.BEF.003 ecotype Adirondacks linkage group LG04, ASM2129224v1, whole genome shotgun sequence.
TTTTAAGGTCTCCCCTTTGCTTCATTTTGACGGTTTCTACACTATGTATCAGGTGTCAGTTCATTGCTAAAGGTAgtcaaaaacaatattttaataattacagtaattGAAAAAAAGGTAAGACAATCTTGGGATAAAGCAAGGCATGGACTTTGTGCCCTCGCACAGTCAAATGTATTGTATCTCACAATTCTTAGTCTTGAAATAATAAAGTTTGTGTCAAGTAAATTTACCAGACTTATATTCTGCTTCGGCTGGCACTTCAAATCTTCGTGTCAACTGTGGAAAAAAATTTGGTTTCTCAAGTGTGGACCAGACACTGGAAAGACTGGCTTAAAAGCAGATAAAGAAGCAAAGAGTGGAAGAGAAAAACTTCTGTCATCCCTATTGTCACTGACATCCCTATTTCCTCCCGGCCTGGCTGTTGGCCTTCATGGTCTGGGCTGTCAGTGGAAGTATAGTCTATTGTTTGTTCTTTGTATCTCTGTCatttgtcacacaaacacagacacaacagcTGGGTAAACTATCCAAGCAGCTCACCAAACCAAGGCTCATTTCTAGCTTCTCATTTCTAGCATTTCTAGTCTCCTTTTTACTGTCTCTGTCAGATACATacactacacacacattcagaatcCATCAGTCACCACAGCAAAATCCACACACAGACGGcagacaaacataaacacactcagCCTCAGTCTTATCCAGAACTATCTCCCTGGAGGTTTGGTCTGAGGGTTTCTCAGTTGGATGGAGTTGTCTGATCCGCTGTTATCAAGTGAAGTTCAAAGTAGACTGCTACACTGTTCTGCAGGGTGGAATACTAACGCTGtgggtgtttgtatgtgtgtgttgtctcaTATTTGAAAGGGTGTTTCTGTGATGCTGTAGTGATtggaggagaggacaggagagaggGATAAGATGGTATCTTAGTAACCTGCTACTGTTATTGACTCCATTTTGTAGCCCTTTGTGTCTCCACCCCTCGAGGCAAAGGCAGgcaagagaggagaagaaagtaaaagaaaaagaaaaggagagaggatGAAAGGAAAGGAATGCAGAGGAGCGTGAAGGGGCGCGGGATCAGATGCTGTAACCTCCTCCTACAGTATGATAATCTCCATTTTGTCGCTGTCCTTGTCTCTCCACCACCTTAGACAGACTTCGCCTGCATGTTCTTACAATTCAAGAAAATCAGCATTACAGTTCAACTCGCTGTGGTGcatttttgaaattaaaaaGGATTTTATGGCTATGGACTTACATGAGCCTGTGCAATCCAAAAGTTACATAGAAGCAATTACCACCAAAACCACCGTTACAAGataatcttttcataaaaatacacaatacttaaatatgtaattaaatacatttccaaTGCTTATACAAGTGAGTTACCTCTCAGCACATGGTAATTAATATCACATACTGCATTAACAAAGGCAGACACAGCATGAATATGCACCAGGCTTATGAAATGTCTCTGTATACTTTCAAGATATTTATGTGATTAAAGCCTCTTTTTTCTGATGGCAAGTCTTTGTTGAAAAATGAGACAACCCtggtaaaaagcaaaaaaaaaaagggtaaaaATGTGTTACTCTCAGTTAAGCTCACTGCaatttgtgacattttcaaaCCCTACACATAAGTTTTAAGATAGCACACAGCCTGCCCAGGTGTTTGTAGGAACACCTGGAAGAAAGTGTCCGATAAATTGTTTCTCATAAGAGCTCTGTCCTACTGCTCCAAGCAGAGATAATCTGAACCACGACTGAGATGCAGAAcataaagaaatagttcaacaaGATATTGATTTCCACCTGAAGTGCAATTTTACTTTCAAAGATTCTGGTGAAGCAGAGGAGAAATGCCTCAGTATGTTCTTTGCTGTATGGATTTATTTAACCAGACATTCAAGTTTATCAGTTATaagcattttgaattttaataatgATGGTATGCAAAGCACCTGCAGTATAACATTATATGACGCTAAAAATATGGTGAAGGTCTACAGTGTAGAAAAGATTATAAAATGCTTGTTATGAATTGTTGATAGCACATTACTATAATTACTATAATtattgattgttgatctttgttgttgtatatttttatgttgtcagtttatatatttatacacagcattctcttccgttgcgttacttctgcacggcacagacccagaataatgcacatatatatatctgcaatgttgttcttatattccatatttatatatttctgcatttatttatgttgactgtatgtttgcctacgtgtagcaccttatcaccacagcaaattcctcgtatgtgtaaaacactacttggcaataaagctctaaAGATTCTTCTgattacattattttcattttacttgaatttattgtttatttgtcaggAACCATGCTCAATTAAAGAAAAAGTTTCACCAGATATAGGCAATTTGCATCTGTAGTCCCTTGACAGAAAAGACAATCAAAGTACAGggtaataataacaacagagtATGATTGTGTATAATTGTAATTTTGACATTTAGGTGCAATATCATttggaataaaaaagaaaatataaacaattgCATTTATTGGTTATCCTTATACCAAAAGAAAGATCCTATAAATCCTATTTTCAGACAACTTCAACAGACTGtctaatgtattatttattttcaaacataAATATAGCCCATATGTCCTTATTTGCATAATATATTTGCCAagcattatatacagtatgtattattCATATCATTCTCTGTCCGGTAGCTGTCATATAACAATTCAGAATAGCAGAGTAAGGCTAATTTTTCACAGTCAGACTCCATATTTCAAGAGAAAACCCAGAGGCACAGTGGACAAAACTGTTTGAAATAGACATGAGGGATTATTCATAAAACTCACCTGCAGGGTTGTCGTGACATTATGGGCTGAGAGCGTCACGCTGAAGtgtatttttattcataaattACCCGGTCAGTCTAAATATACCATTGGACTACAGCAGGTGTTTTTCCTTTGGGGCTATAAATGGCTTTTATGAATTATTACAAAACATGCTAACTGGCATTTAGGGTGAGGTGGTGTTTTACAAATACATGACTGAGCAGGAATTTCAGAAAAGTTATAACGCTTAGTTTGCTGTCCACGTAGAGTGAAGCAGATCTCTGCATGTTGTTTATATACCATCCGAGGAGTACGTGAATGCACCATGAGCCGCttgttgcaatttgcaaccctcaccactagatgccacttaaacttacacactaaacctttaaATGTGCCTTTCATAGACTGCTCTCATTCATCTTTTGGTGTCATCCGGTTTATAATGCAAAACACTCAGGCCACGATATATTTCGTTGTGTCATTTTAAATGCACAAATTGACGTCCGCAGCACAAACCAACCGTGCTAAACAGACAGAAGAAGATTACAAAGCATGGTAGCCAGTGCCGATTGGCTGGGAATTAGGACAGTGATTTACCCTATCTGCATGAAGACGCAGTATTTGGGCTTAAAAACTGTAGTCACGGGTCTTTTGCCGCACTATACCTTGCCAGTGTGTGTTACCCTTTACATACAAGATACCGAAAGACAGATATATTGTCGtgttttccattaccagtaccagctcaactcaccTCGATTCGCCTCTACTCAACTCGGTTTTGGCCCGCCgtcctccattttccattgcagatagtacccagagatagtacccctcattGTAGCTGGTTGTCATAGAAACGCCACATACAACTGacgcaacgtaatgttcaatgcgacaaacacagcagtgacccacacacagctgtctcgtgatttaagttaaaacgttttaacgttactcagaatgtaaagacagataagcggtatgaaaaccttccagctgtgttttcctctgccgttgttgctgcagcggtctgtgtgatggcgggaccagagggctctgtgagcgggcggctggccggcctcgtGAGCTCCTTCCGTTGGTTTGCCGCAGGCTTCCCCTGCTGCCATTtctggagctcctcaactccgaaaacttacaagcacatttttgttccgccataacttttcgtaaaactgccaGTATTTGAAATCTATACAGGTGacttctcacctcaaaacttcttagaagtggatttagtgatgaaataacgtatgaaaattgtaaaatataaagctttctgttgctggcctctttAAAATGTATCCTGTTTATTGAAGGTATTTTATCCAAAGAGCCTGACAGCACCATGAACTACACTGGGCTGCCTTATTTCTGCTCTCACTGTCCTACCCCTTCTTCTTTTCCCCTCTGCAGCTCTTCTCCATCGTGATCTTTGGCTGCATCGCCAATGAGGGCTACATCAACCGCCCCAACGAAGTAGAGGAGTTCTGCATCTTCAACCGCAACCAGAATGCCTGTAATTATGGCGTCTTTATGGGTTCCATGGCCTTCCTCTGCTGCATGGCCTTCCTGGCTCTGGACGTCTACTTCCCCCAGATCACCAGCGTCAAAGACCGTAAAAAGGCAGTGCTGGCTGATATCGGGTTGTCAGGTAAACTCGTTATCTATGCAAAGCCTCTTGTTTCCTATGTTTTTAACACTTGTGTACTTTTTTCAGACAGctaaaaattacttttacacACTTTTCACTGAACAAGTCTAAACAAATACAACCTGGGCTACATTATAATAAccattattacattataatgTAAACCTCAGCCAAGTACCACAATGAAAGAAAGGCCATGCGAGTATTTTAGTTCAGGTAAAGATAAATTAGataaatctccttttttctAACCcatttttaacataatttaaattaatctgAATTTATCAAGTGCAATCAAGGACAGCACTAGTCTTTTCTATCTAAATTCACTACCCACATACACTCTCCAGAAGACTGAAACTTCTTTTGTTTATAAAGTTTCAAGATACATCACTACCTCCTGGGACCTGCAGTATGATTAGCTTATACAGTTGTTATGAAAACCATTACAGCAAACTCAGACACAAGTGACTAAAATAAAAttagtttaatttagtttatgCTTTCCAGTGTTAAATCCACTACAAAGAAACAGTCTAGTGGTCATATAGCTGATTGGTATTGCTGCTGTTTTAAGCTTTTAACAAGCCTCTGAGACATTGTGCTTTGTAATCTTGGACAATggcttcctctttttctctgctgtaCAACTACTGCAGTGACAGTGACATCCTGTTGATTGATTAGTTAATGAGGCTGTTCCTGTCACAGACAAGATCCTCCATCCCTCTTTTCATCACTCAtgcactttctttctctcactttctcctACTGTATCTATGTTATGCTTTGTACTCTGTGATAATATGATATGATATCTAATATGAAATGCTTTGTTCTTCTTTgttgtattacattttactgtgaagcactttgtgatttttatctgtgtaaggtgctatacaaataaactttacttacttacttacttacttacttgttCTTAAAAAGGTAACAGCTGGTACATGTGTCCTAATCGGACTTGGATGTTTCTGGTTAAGCCCCATGTTATGTTTCACCCACTGCGTGATGTGATGGGATGATGTTTGAATCCCCTTTGTATCTTGGAGCTCTTCTAGTTGCAATAACTCGCAAGCAGGATAGAACCGTATCTGGTTTAGGGGTTATTCTTGCTGTTTATCTGCTCATTTTACATGGGGCATTCCACAAGGGTCAATCCTTGGTCCCTTGTTGTTTTCAACTGATCCACGTTACAGCTGTCTAAAGGGCTAGGAGGCTATTTTTTAATCTTTGGACAGACCCAGGCTAGCTGCTTCCCCCTGCTTttagtcttaatgctaagctaagataaccaCCCACTGGATTAAGCTAACTCTCATCAAGAAACCAAATAGGcatttttcataaatattaaattaaattaataagtATTCCATTACCAATTCCCTTGAATTAGAAGCATCTCTAAAATACCATCTTGAATCCAGTGATAATCTGAATTTTAACACTGTCTGTGTACCTGTGTCTCTTCCCAGCGTTCTGGTCCTTCATGTGGTTTGTGGGTTTCTGTTTCTTGGCAAACCAGTGGCAGGTAACCAAGCATGAGGACAACCcactgagggagggaggggatgCTGCCCGGGCAGCCATcaccttctctttcttctccatcTTTACCTGGGTAAGGGCATCCACACCTCATTGGTGCACAGTATAATACAAAAtgactagtgctgggcaacgattaatatgtttaatcgcgattaatcgcattgttacacgtaaaattgaataatgatttctaaagtagtgtaatgcgcaattttaatttaaatgtactgctatatacacaaaagtgcaataacgtggtttgcaaactttaaacaaataaggtgctttttaccagcagtattccctttacacagaaGCAatcaaatatttcttgtaaatctcaacttaaacattaatgtaatcaaatcaaatattaaaccaaagctatttgccactgccagggcattaccttttatctagcttgttaaaacaaattaCCATCAGTGTCcaattttcttgttgttttttcagaACAGGCATGAGCATGCAGATCACTGCAGAAGTTGATTTGTCTGAACGNNNNNNNNNNNNNNNNNNNNNNNNNNggtgggggggggggtgtagcAGGGTCGGTgcgtgtgttcactcgcacagacttcacttggTTAAAAACCtgaaatgacgttacaagtctgggtggatattttacaagcacagaccaggtaccataaagcaacattgaacacaggatgcagatgttggtttcggctgtttgagttgtttgataggttgcgtcattaacaagcaagcggctcacctgctgccgtgatagcggatcgcgggtggaaaaatatggaaaaaagaatCACCTTTCAGTTCCTCCTTTGTTTGCCAATAAGCTATTGAAAATGTGTATGCCTTTACTACTGTTCCTACATCTTCTTTTTGGTTAGTGTTAGGATGCCTGTGAACATGTTCATTTGTATAGCCTATATGTACTATGAATTCATAGGTGTGTGGATGTTGTTCCAACAGGGCGCTCAGGCTCTCTTCTCTATGGAGAAGTTTAAGAATGTGTCATTTGAAGAGGAATACACCAAGCTGTTCCCCCCTCAGCCCAGTCAACATTTTGTCtgactctgctctgtcctctcCCCCTGCTGCCTTAACACTTCACAGCTGGCCCTACACACTTCTGTTACACGAATGTGGATACGTTTTTTTTAAGGGCACCTGGTAACATTAAATAGTGCTGGAAATGAGTGTGATCCACCAGTACAGTACAAGAAAACAGTTGTACCATCATTGATACCAGTAAGATATTGCTTAATGTTTTTGCCACCATAGTTAAATAACTGCCACATTATAATGATAATGCCTGTGCAGGTGGGTTGATTCAATTGTTGATCGTGATTCAACAATTACATCACCAAATGCTGAGATTTCTGGCCTTAAAAACACCTACTTAAATACCTGTAATCTGTTTTAGAATGGAAGCTCCCAGCTGTAGCTTCACCGCCAAACCTGGAGCCCTTAAACAAGTGCAATTTACAGAAGAGGCCACTACTTCATCTTATCATTAACATGAGGGTTTAGTGCATTATCTTTTATTGTGGGGATCAGAATTTTTAACGTGATGGTTTTTATATGAAGTGATTTTGTTTAAAACGTGATTTCTCAGATTTTTGCAATgagtttttatacatttgtcaGAGTGCATTgcttaaaacagaaacacaccttTTCACTTTCTGGCCAAGACTTAGATGATAGGATTGATATGTGTCtgtatttaaatatgaagcttgagcc
Proteins encoded in this region:
- the LOC123969120 gene encoding synaptogyrin-1-like isoform X1; the protein is MEGMQAYGAGKAGGAFDPVTFFQQPQTILRIVSWLFSIVIFGCIANEGYINRPNEVEEFCIFNRNQNACNYGVFMGSMAFLCCMAFLALDVYFPQITSVKDRKKAVLADIGLSAFWSFMWFVGFCFLANQWQVTKHEDNPLREGGDAARAAITFSFFSIFTWAGQSFLAFQRYKLGADSALFSQEYTDPSQDAAGAPYTSFGGDDVESPGGGGGQSNSDGAFDGTSGYQRQDY
- the LOC123969120 gene encoding synaptogyrin-1-like isoform X2 gives rise to the protein MEGMQAYGAGKAGGAFDPVTFFQQPQTILRIVSWLFSIVIFGCIANEGYINRPNEVEEFCIFNRNQNACNYGVFMGSMAFLCCMAFLALDVYFPQITSVKDRKKAVLADIGLSAFWSFMWFVGFCFLANQWQVTKHEDNPLREGGDAARAAITFSFFSIFTWGAQALFSMEKFKNVSFEEEYTKLFPPQPSQHFV